A region of Veillonellaceae bacterium DNA encodes the following proteins:
- a CDS encoding nicotinate phosphoribosyltransferase, with the protein MASNGLITDLYQLTMANALFKKGMHERKVVFDRFYRKNPFDGGYTVVAGIQHLVDFVKNFRYDAEDIEYLRSLGIFYPEFLDYLKDFRFQGDIYAMPEGTVAFPGEILLRFHGTTTEAMLIETGLSMIMNHESLIATKARRVRTVAPKDALMEFGLRRAQGHSAGLWGARAAMIGGFNGTSNVEAGRLFGIPVLGTMAHSWIMSFDTELEAFEEYVRQYHDNLILLADTYNVLELGVPHAIQVFKELKAKGQLPKKYGIRIDSGDLGYLSREATRMFTEAGFPDAIISGSNDLDEYLIQSLKEQGCTVTSWGVGTKIITADGTSALGGVFKMSAREQGDTFEPVMKISNDVSKMTNPGIKTVRRFYRKDNGKMITDLICLENEAKPDGGDFTLVTESAKWRKKYLKAGKYTCEEMLKPVMRNGEAETLPTLKETIAYANEQTETLWPEYKRLMNPNIMEVNLSDKLQALKTQIIEDDLKNR; encoded by the coding sequence ATGGCTTCAAACGGGCTTATTACGGACCTTTATCAGTTGACAATGGCAAATGCGCTTTTCAAGAAAGGCATGCACGAAAGAAAAGTCGTCTTTGACCGCTTTTACAGAAAGAACCCATTCGACGGCGGATACACAGTCGTGGCCGGCATTCAGCACCTTGTCGACTTCGTGAAGAACTTCCGTTACGATGCGGAAGACATCGAGTACTTGAGAAGCCTTGGCATCTTCTATCCGGAATTCCTCGACTATCTGAAAGACTTCCGCTTCCAGGGCGACATCTATGCCATGCCGGAAGGCACCGTCGCATTCCCGGGAGAAATCCTTCTCCGCTTCCATGGCACGACCACCGAAGCCATGCTGATAGAAACAGGACTTTCCATGATCATGAACCATGAAAGCCTCATCGCCACCAAAGCACGCCGCGTCCGCACCGTTGCACCGAAAGACGCACTCATGGAATTCGGTCTCCGCCGCGCACAGGGCCATTCCGCAGGACTCTGGGGCGCACGCGCTGCCATGATCGGCGGCTTCAACGGCACATCCAACGTAGAAGCCGGCCGCCTCTTCGGCATCCCCGTACTCGGCACCATGGCGCACAGCTGGATCATGAGCTTCGACACCGAACTCGAAGCCTTCGAAGAATACGTCCGTCAGTACCATGACAACCTCATTCTTCTCGCCGACACCTACAACGTCCTCGAACTGGGCGTGCCGCATGCTATCCAGGTCTTCAAAGAACTCAAAGCCAAAGGCCAGCTCCCGAAGAAATACGGCATCCGCATCGACAGCGGCGACCTCGGCTACCTCTCCCGCGAAGCCACCCGCATGTTCACAGAAGCCGGCTTCCCCGACGCCATCATCTCCGGCTCCAACGACCTTGACGAATACCTCATTCAGTCCCTCAAAGAACAGGGCTGCACCGTCACCAGCTGGGGCGTAGGCACCAAGATCATCACAGCCGACGGCACATCCGCCCTCGGCGGCGTCTTCAAGATGAGCGCCAGGGAACAGGGCGACACCTTCGAACCCGTCATGAAAATCTCCAACGACGTCTCCAAGATGACAAACCCGGGCATCAAGACAGTCCGCCGCTTCTACAGAAAAGACAACGGCAAAATGATCACCGACCTCATCTGCCTCGAAAACGAAGCAAAACCGGACGGCGGAGACTTCACCCTCGTTACCGAATCTGCTAAATGGAGAAAGAAATACCTCAAAGCAGGCAAGTACACCTGCGAAGAAATGCTCAAGCCAGTCATGAGAAACGGAGAAGCCGAAACACTCCCGACCCTCAAAGAAACCATCGCCTATGCCAACGAACAAACGGAAACCCTCTGGCCGGAATACAAACGCCTCATGAACCCGAACATCATGGAAGTCAACCTCTCCGACAAACTCCAGGCCCTAAAAACCCAGATCATCGAAGACGACCTCAAAAACAGATAA
- a CDS encoding pyridoxamine 5'-phosphate oxidase family protein, protein MENSAKVREYLRECGVFYIATEDARQPRVRPLNGIYLYEGKLCIFTAKDSPLYKRLKADPQMEICATHPDKSWISVIGRFNEDQRECVHQAVVKSYRDSIQDPEALLQCQMTVFRLDSARVKVTSVDGNVKECVL, encoded by the coding sequence ATGGAAAACAGCGCAAAAGTACGCGAATACCTGCGTGAATGCGGCGTCTTTTACATCGCCACGGAAGACGCACGGCAGCCGCGCGTGCGCCCCTTGAATGGCATTTACCTTTACGAAGGGAAACTCTGCATCTTCACAGCGAAGGATTCACCACTATACAAACGCCTGAAAGCCGATCCGCAGATGGAAATCTGCGCGACGCACCCGGACAAATCCTGGATTTCCGTCATCGGCAGGTTCAATGAAGACCAGCGCGAGTGCGTGCACCAGGCCGTCGTGAAATCCTATCGTGACAGCATACAGGATCCCGAAGCGCTCCTGCAGTGCCAGATGACCGTGTTCCGCCTCGACAGCGCCCGCGTGAAAGTGACATCCGTCGACGGGAACGTCAAAGAATGCGTACTATAA
- a CDS encoding DUF4911 domain-containing protein — MKDLEDTAVYIEIDPSDVNYINRIIEGYEYLGILTTLDPKRATCRINSTADTRDMVIDILTHLDAKVTILPDRQSALPKE; from the coding sequence ATGAAAGACCTCGAAGACACAGCCGTCTACATAGAAATAGACCCAAGCGACGTCAACTACATCAACCGCATCATAGAAGGCTACGAGTACCTCGGCATCCTCACCACACTCGATCCCAAGAGAGCCACCTGCCGCATCAACTCCACAGCCGACACCAGAGACATGGTCATAGACATCCTGACCCACCTAGATGCCAAAGTCACCATCCTCCCGGACAGACAAAGCGCACTGCCAAAAGAATAA
- a CDS encoding U32 family peptidase — protein sequence MKKMELLAPAGTMEKMKMALLYGADAVYLAGKVFGLRAYGGNFSPEEMKEAVEYAHSMGRKVYVTVNIIPRNEDLVGLDSYLKYLEEIHVDAALISDLGVFQLCREVAPNLPIHVSTQASSANWRTVKAWKDMGASRVVLAREVSLKEMAEIRRRVDIELEVFGHGALCISWSGRCLLSNFFTNGRRQSNKGECIQACRFKYSVVEESRPGQYWPVEEDEHGTYVFNSKDLCMVDNIKDLIEGGASSLKIEGRMKSVYYVAAVVAAYRKAIDAYYEERENYKVRPEWREELEKVSHRPYTTAFAFQNPDNTAQEYDHSQPEQPYDFVGLILETKEEGKTFKVQQRNHFKVGEVLEYLTPKGDVGQMTVGSLVNGEGETVDKAPHPLEELTLTTDAPLLPYTILRRRAK from the coding sequence ATGAAAAAAATGGAACTTCTCGCACCGGCGGGAACAATGGAAAAAATGAAAATGGCCCTTCTTTACGGAGCCGATGCCGTCTATCTGGCGGGCAAAGTCTTCGGACTGCGCGCTTACGGCGGCAACTTCTCCCCTGAAGAAATGAAAGAAGCCGTCGAATACGCACACTCCATGGGACGCAAAGTCTACGTCACCGTGAATATCATCCCGAGAAACGAAGACCTCGTCGGCCTTGACAGCTACCTGAAGTACCTGGAGGAAATCCACGTAGACGCAGCCCTCATCTCCGACCTCGGCGTATTCCAGCTCTGCCGCGAAGTCGCACCGAACCTGCCCATCCACGTTTCCACACAGGCAAGCTCCGCCAACTGGCGCACCGTCAAAGCATGGAAAGACATGGGCGCATCCCGCGTCGTCCTTGCCCGCGAAGTATCCCTGAAAGAAATGGCAGAAATCCGCCGCCGCGTCGACATTGAGCTCGAAGTCTTCGGGCACGGTGCCCTCTGCATCTCCTGGTCCGGCCGCTGCCTCCTCTCCAACTTCTTCACCAACGGACGCCGCCAGTCCAACAAAGGCGAATGCATCCAGGCATGCCGCTTCAAATACAGCGTCGTCGAAGAATCCAGACCGGGACAGTACTGGCCCGTCGAAGAAGACGAACACGGCACCTACGTATTCAACAGCAAAGACCTCTGCATGGTCGACAACATCAAAGACCTCATCGAAGGCGGCGCCTCCTCCCTTAAAATCGAAGGCCGCATGAAATCCGTCTACTACGTAGCAGCCGTCGTAGCCGCTTACAGAAAAGCCATCGACGCCTACTACGAAGAACGTGAAAACTACAAAGTACGCCCCGAATGGAGAGAAGAACTCGAAAAAGTCTCCCACCGCCCGTACACCACTGCCTTCGCATTCCAGAACCCGGACAACACCGCCCAGGAATACGACCACTCCCAGCCCGAACAGCCCTATGACTTCGTAGGACTCATTCTTGAAACAAAAGAAGAAGGAAAAACCTTCAAAGTACAGCAGAGAAACCACTTCAAAGTCGGCGAAGTCCTCGAATACCTCACACCGAAAGGCGACGTAGGCCAGATGACCGTAGGATCCCTCGTCAACGGCGAAGGCGAAACCGTAGACAAAGCCCCGCATCCGCTCGAAGAACTCACCCTGACAACCGATGCCCCGCTCCTGCCATACACCATCCTCAGGAGGCGCGCAAAATGA
- a CDS encoding O-methyltransferase yields MDQAPDTASIKKKLETIAERDNVPIIRAAERDLLLEAARPVMPGRILEIGTAIGYSALLLAERFPSSEIDTIEVDPERHKIAVSAMQEAGMEDRVHCHLGDAADILKTLSGTYDFLYLDGPKGQYLRELLEIEPKLSPRAVICADNVLFRGLVRSSEPVAHRYRTLVMRLREYISYVEEKYNTVIYEEGDGLAVSSPKDIKR; encoded by the coding sequence ATGGATCAAGCTCCTGATACCGCATCCATCAAAAAGAAACTGGAGACCATCGCTGAAAGAGACAATGTGCCCATCATACGCGCTGCGGAAAGAGACCTTCTTCTTGAGGCCGCCCGTCCCGTCATGCCCGGGCGCATCCTGGAAATAGGAACAGCGATCGGATACTCTGCGCTCCTTCTGGCAGAGCGGTTTCCTTCGTCCGAAATCGACACCATCGAAGTCGATCCCGAAAGACATAAAATTGCCGTTTCCGCCATGCAAGAAGCGGGTATGGAAGACCGCGTCCACTGCCACCTGGGCGATGCCGCGGACATCCTGAAAACATTATCCGGCACTTACGATTTCCTCTACCTCGACGGCCCCAAAGGCCAGTACCTGAGGGAACTTCTGGAAATCGAGCCGAAACTTTCCCCGCGCGCCGTGATCTGCGCCGACAACGTCCTCTTCCGGGGCCTCGTCAGAAGCAGCGAGCCAGTAGCGCACCGCTACAGGACACTCGTCATGCGCCTTAGGGAATACATTTCCTATGTAGAGGAAAAATACAATACAGTCATTTATGAAGAGGGAGACGGCCTGGCCGTTTCCTCACCGAAAGATATAAAGAGGTAA
- the mltG gene encoding endolytic transglycosylase MltG encodes MDDKKTNAGENKPEVKAPEISSPEKESPVDRIRHLTQKQMAALGCGLFALLILAGGFYFYAVDRPSLSGKVTISVPKEATGTYIADMLEKKGVIKSSEMFRFYMRIFGDGTKLQSGVYSMHQGLSIREAAQELKSGKADTVTVTIPEGSTVRQMGEIFAKSGIAGAPDFVKEASTYGPLPYMYGPVAAPVKGEGFLFADTYSFPLDYTARQICDVMYKRTNEMLTPEIRREAEAKHMTLHDLITIASMVEREAKFKEDQVPIASVILKRLEVGMPLQIDATVQYALGAQKEELTVADTKIDSPYNTYIHPGLPPGPIGSPGMEAIRAVLKAQPGEYLYYVAKEDGHHVFTKTYDEHRAETETIYGSSS; translated from the coding sequence TTGGACGATAAAAAGACAAATGCCGGAGAGAACAAGCCGGAAGTAAAAGCTCCCGAAATTTCTTCACCGGAAAAGGAAAGTCCCGTTGACCGGATCAGGCATCTCACGCAGAAGCAGATGGCAGCTCTTGGCTGCGGACTCTTCGCGCTCCTGATTCTCGCGGGCGGGTTCTATTTCTATGCTGTCGACAGGCCTTCGCTTTCCGGCAAGGTCACCATCAGCGTGCCAAAAGAAGCGACAGGGACATACATTGCGGACATGCTCGAGAAGAAGGGCGTCATCAAGAGCAGTGAGATGTTCCGCTTCTACATGCGCATTTTCGGCGACGGAACGAAGCTTCAGAGCGGCGTCTACTCGATGCATCAGGGCCTCTCCATCCGTGAGGCTGCCCAGGAACTCAAGAGCGGCAAGGCAGATACCGTGACCGTCACGATTCCGGAAGGCAGCACCGTCCGTCAGATGGGCGAGATCTTTGCCAAGTCTGGCATCGCCGGCGCTCCGGATTTCGTGAAGGAAGCATCGACCTACGGCCCGCTTCCGTACATGTACGGCCCGGTCGCCGCGCCTGTCAAAGGCGAAGGTTTCCTTTTCGCGGATACATACAGCTTCCCGCTCGACTATACTGCTCGGCAGATCTGTGACGTCATGTACAAGAGAACCAATGAAATGCTAACGCCGGAAATCCGCAGGGAAGCCGAAGCAAAGCACATGACGCTCCATGACCTCATCACCATCGCATCCATGGTCGAACGCGAAGCGAAGTTCAAGGAAGACCAGGTGCCGATCGCATCCGTCATCCTGAAACGCCTGGAAGTCGGCATGCCGCTCCAGATCGACGCGACCGTCCAGTACGCCCTTGGTGCGCAGAAAGAAGAACTCACCGTCGCCGATACGAAGATCGACTCCCCATACAATACCTACATCCATCCGGGCCTGCCGCCCGGACCGATCGGAAGCCCGGGCATGGAAGCCATCCGTGCCGTACTGAAAGCCCAGCCGGGCGAGTACCTGTACTACGTCGCCAAAGAAGACGGACACCACGTCTTCACCAAGACATACGACGAGCACCGGGCAGAAACGGAGACCATCTATGGATCAAGCTCCTGA
- a CDS encoding dihydrolipoamide acyltransferase, with product MEIKEGMTGKAVLTVDTPHTARVMKSGSLDVLATPILSALMEEAACAAIAEALDEGMTTVGGSISLVHKAPTLPGDTVTATAVVTGVKGKKITFTIRAEDSAGEVGTADHTRFMVEADPFMDNAGKRKNKE from the coding sequence ATGGAAATCAAAGAAGGAATGACAGGGAAAGCGGTCCTCACGGTGGATACGCCTCATACAGCGCGCGTGATGAAGAGCGGCTCGCTCGATGTCCTCGCTACGCCGATTCTCTCGGCGCTTATGGAAGAAGCTGCCTGCGCCGCCATCGCAGAAGCTCTGGATGAAGGGATGACGACGGTCGGAGGTTCCATCTCCCTCGTCCACAAAGCCCCCACCCTTCCTGGCGATACCGTCACGGCAACGGCTGTGGTGACTGGCGTGAAGGGAAAGAAGATCACATTCACCATCCGGGCAGAAGACTCTGCCGGTGAAGTGGGCACGGCAGACCACACACGATTCATGGTCGAAGCCGATCCTTTCATGGACAATGCAGGGAAGAGAAAGAATAAGGAATAA
- a CDS encoding 4Fe-4S cluster-binding domain-containing protein: protein MSICNICPRACKIERKRSASDRGTVGYCASGMLPVISRAALHHWEEPCIAGTRGAGTVFFAGCNLSCVYCQNYEISEMRKGIEVSVDRLKEIYQELIRQGAHNIDLVTPTHYTHAIFQSLRDPLPVPVVYNCGGYESVHTVAFLRNKVQCWLPDLKYMDSKASKRYSDAPDYFEKASAAIEQMFRQTGPYEIGPDGILKKGVLIRHLILPGQVEDTKRIMEYIAETFAPGDVLFSLMRQYMPYGRASEFPEINRRITDEEYEECESYMEDLGITDGYVQAKESSDKAFIPIFDGTGVLESAHEGLDPK from the coding sequence ATGAGTATCTGCAACATCTGCCCAAGGGCATGCAAAATAGAAAGGAAGCGCTCGGCCAGTGACCGCGGCACCGTCGGCTACTGCGCCAGCGGCATGCTTCCCGTCATTTCCAGAGCCGCGCTCCATCACTGGGAAGAACCCTGCATCGCAGGAACCAGAGGCGCCGGCACCGTCTTCTTCGCAGGATGCAACCTCTCCTGCGTCTACTGCCAGAACTATGAAATCAGCGAAATGAGAAAAGGCATCGAAGTCTCCGTCGATCGCCTGAAAGAAATCTATCAGGAACTCATCCGCCAGGGCGCCCACAACATCGACCTCGTCACGCCCACCCATTACACACACGCCATATTCCAGAGCCTGAGAGACCCGCTGCCCGTCCCCGTCGTCTACAACTGCGGCGGCTATGAAAGCGTCCACACAGTCGCTTTCCTAAGAAATAAAGTCCAGTGCTGGCTCCCTGACCTCAAGTACATGGACAGCAAAGCCTCCAAACGCTACAGCGATGCCCCGGACTACTTCGAAAAAGCCTCTGCTGCCATTGAGCAGATGTTCCGTCAGACCGGCCCCTACGAAATAGGCCCCGACGGCATCCTCAAAAAAGGCGTCCTCATCCGCCACCTCATCCTCCCCGGCCAGGTAGAAGACACCAAGCGCATCATGGAATACATAGCAGAGACCTTCGCCCCCGGCGACGTCCTCTTCAGCCTCATGCGCCAGTACATGCCATACGGAAGAGCCAGCGAATTCCCCGAAATCAACCGGAGAATCACAGACGAAGAATATGAAGAATGCGAAAGCTACATGGAAGACCTCGGCATCACCGACGGCTACGTCCAGGCCAAAGAAAGCTCCGATAAAGCCTTCATCCCCATCTTCGACGGAACAGGAGTCCTGGAAAGCGCCCACGAAGGCCTCGACCCGAAATAA